In one window of Kitasatospora sp. MMS16-BH015 DNA:
- a CDS encoding glycoside hydrolase family 9 protein — translation MPPVPSGRGLPHRAAAVLTGLALAAGGVTAAAFTPATAIAATAATSGAVGSAADVPVRVNQLGYLPDGPKRATVVSTATTPLTWQLRDAAGTQVATGTTTVHGADPASGQSTHLVDFGAYTGTGSGYTLAVNGQASHPFDISPALYDGLRADSMSFFYQQRSGIPIDAALAGSAYARPAGHLGVAPNKGDTSVPCQAGVCDYRLDVRGGWYDAGDQGKYVVNGGIATWELVNSFERAHRSGGDAAVGDSTLRVPERGNGVPDVLDEARWELEFLLRMQVPAGQPLAGMAFHKIHDAQWTGLPTRPDLDDQQRELHKPSTAATLNLAATAAQCARVYAPYDAAFAARCLDAARRAWTAAKANPNLLAPASDSTGGGAYEDSDVSDEFYWAAAELLATTGESQYRDAVTSSPHHTEPADAFYWGGTATLGRITLATVPGVALPATDLTRLRGLLTSAADGYLATMAGQGYAVPLPADGYVWGSNGAVANNAMVLAVAYELTGAQRYRAGALETMDYLLGRNALDRSYVSGYGARASENEHHRFWAHENDPSLPHPPAGAFAGGPDAGLEDPVAKAQLTGCAPAACYVDDIGSYSTNEVAINWNASLAWLAAFAAERRPAPATPAVQVTPASVTVPEGGSATVAARLSAAPTQNVTLTVTRVSGDTDLSATTSSLLFTPANWATPQQISLAAAQDADSVAGSAVFSVAGPGVQAGGFTATEADDDPVPPAASCSVAYRVDNAWSNGFTATVTVKNTGTSTVSGWTLGWSFAGDQRISNAWNATVTQSGATVTARDAGWNGTLAPGASASLGFQATYSGSNPAPAKFTLNGADCA, via the coding sequence ATGCCTCCCGTCCCCTCCGGCCGCGGGCTGCCGCACCGCGCGGCCGCCGTGCTGACCGGCCTGGCCCTGGCCGCCGGCGGGGTGACCGCCGCCGCGTTCACCCCGGCCACCGCCATCGCCGCCACCGCCGCCACCTCGGGCGCCGTCGGCTCCGCCGCCGACGTCCCGGTCCGGGTGAACCAGCTCGGCTACCTCCCCGACGGCCCCAAGCGGGCCACCGTGGTCAGCACCGCCACCACCCCGCTCACCTGGCAGCTGCGCGACGCAGCCGGCACCCAGGTCGCCACCGGCACCACCACCGTGCACGGCGCCGACCCGGCCTCCGGCCAGTCCACCCACCTGGTCGACTTCGGCGCGTACACCGGCACCGGCTCCGGCTACACCCTGGCCGTGAACGGCCAGGCCAGCCACCCCTTCGACATCTCGCCCGCGCTCTACGACGGGCTGCGCGCGGACAGCATGTCGTTCTTCTACCAGCAGCGCAGCGGCATCCCGATCGACGCCGCCCTGGCCGGCAGCGCGTACGCCCGCCCGGCCGGCCACCTGGGGGTGGCGCCGAACAAGGGTGACACCAGCGTGCCCTGCCAGGCCGGGGTCTGCGACTACCGGCTGGACGTGCGCGGCGGCTGGTACGACGCGGGCGACCAGGGCAAGTACGTGGTCAACGGCGGCATCGCCACCTGGGAGCTGGTCAACTCCTTCGAGCGGGCGCACCGTTCGGGCGGCGACGCGGCCGTCGGCGACAGCACGCTGCGCGTACCCGAGCGCGGCAACGGGGTGCCGGACGTGCTCGACGAGGCCCGTTGGGAGCTGGAGTTCCTGCTGCGGATGCAGGTGCCGGCGGGCCAGCCGCTGGCCGGGATGGCCTTCCACAAGATCCACGACGCGCAGTGGACCGGGCTGCCGACCCGGCCCGACCTCGACGACCAGCAGCGCGAGCTGCACAAGCCCTCGACCGCCGCCACGCTCAACCTGGCCGCCACCGCCGCCCAGTGCGCCCGGGTGTACGCGCCGTACGACGCCGCCTTCGCCGCCCGCTGCCTGGACGCGGCCCGCCGCGCCTGGACGGCGGCCAAGGCCAACCCGAACCTGCTCGCCCCGGCGAGCGACAGCACCGGCGGCGGCGCCTACGAGGACTCCGACGTCTCCGACGAGTTCTACTGGGCGGCAGCCGAACTCCTCGCCACCACCGGCGAGTCGCAGTACCGGGACGCGGTCACCTCCTCGCCGCACCACACCGAGCCGGCCGACGCCTTCTACTGGGGCGGCACGGCCACCCTCGGCCGGATCACCCTGGCCACCGTGCCCGGGGTGGCCCTGCCCGCCACCGACCTGACCCGGCTGCGGGGCCTGCTGACCTCGGCCGCCGACGGCTACCTGGCCACCATGGCCGGGCAGGGCTACGCGGTGCCGCTCCCCGCCGACGGCTACGTCTGGGGGTCCAACGGCGCGGTGGCGAACAACGCGATGGTGCTGGCCGTGGCCTACGAGCTGACCGGCGCCCAGCGCTACCGGGCGGGTGCGCTGGAGACCATGGACTACCTGCTGGGCCGCAACGCCCTGGACCGCTCCTACGTCTCCGGCTACGGCGCGCGGGCCTCGGAGAACGAGCACCACCGGTTCTGGGCGCACGAGAACGACCCCTCCCTGCCGCACCCGCCGGCCGGCGCCTTCGCGGGCGGCCCGGACGCGGGCCTGGAGGACCCGGTGGCCAAGGCCCAACTGACCGGCTGCGCACCGGCAGCCTGCTACGTGGACGACATCGGCTCGTACTCGACCAACGAGGTGGCGATCAACTGGAACGCCTCGCTGGCCTGGCTCGCGGCCTTCGCCGCCGAGCGGCGGCCCGCACCGGCCACCCCCGCCGTCCAGGTCACCCCGGCGTCGGTGACCGTCCCCGAGGGCGGCTCCGCCACGGTGGCGGCACGGCTCTCGGCCGCGCCCACCCAGAACGTCACCCTGACCGTCACCCGGGTCTCGGGGGACACCGACCTGTCGGCGACCACCTCCTCGCTGCTCTTCACCCCGGCCAACTGGGCCACCCCGCAGCAGATTTCACTCGCGGCGGCGCAGGACGCCGACAGCGTGGCGGGCAGCGCGGTGTTCTCGGTCGCGGGCCCGGGCGTGCAGGCGGGCGGCTTCACCGCGACCGAGGCGGACGACGACCCGGTGCCCCCGGCGGCCTCCTGCTCGGTGGCGTACCGGGTCGACAACGCGTGGAGCAACGGGTTCACCGCCACCGTGACGGTGAAGAACACCGGCACGT
- a CDS encoding LacI family DNA-binding transcriptional regulator, whose translation METETAEARQPVMADVAKLAGVSHQTVSRVLNGAPHVRPDTRERVLAAIRELDYRPNSAARALVTRRSQTLGVVSFDSTLYGPASMLDGIERAARSAGYFVSVASLRSLDSRSLQEAVDRLRDQGVEGVVVIAPQTSAVSAVGRLSSSIPVVAVGSGTRSTIPMVSVDNRSGADAATRQLLDLGHRTVHHLAGPAGWLESQDRREGWQRALKAAGAWIPPVELGDWTARSGYEAGQRIARLEEVTAVFCANDHMALGLLRALHEAGRSVPGDISVAGFDDIPEAAYFIPPLTTVRQDFGELGRRALELLVAELGGTAHPATRVQIAPELVLRRSTAPARRG comes from the coding sequence CGAGGCCCGGCAGCCGGTGATGGCGGACGTGGCGAAACTGGCGGGCGTGTCCCATCAGACGGTGTCCCGGGTACTCAACGGCGCCCCGCACGTGCGGCCGGACACCCGCGAGCGGGTGCTGGCCGCCATCCGGGAGCTGGACTACCGGCCCAACTCCGCCGCCCGCGCGCTGGTCACCCGCCGCTCCCAGACCCTCGGCGTGGTGAGCTTCGACTCCACCCTCTACGGCCCCGCCTCGATGCTCGACGGCATCGAGCGGGCCGCCCGCAGCGCCGGATACTTCGTCAGCGTCGCCAGCCTGCGCTCTCTGGACAGCCGCTCGCTCCAGGAGGCCGTCGACCGGCTGCGCGACCAGGGCGTGGAAGGGGTCGTGGTGATCGCGCCGCAGACCTCCGCCGTCAGCGCCGTCGGCCGGCTCTCCAGCTCGATCCCGGTGGTCGCGGTCGGCTCCGGCACCCGCTCCACCATTCCGATGGTCTCGGTCGACAACCGCTCCGGCGCCGACGCCGCCACCCGGCAGCTGCTCGACCTCGGCCACCGCACCGTCCACCACCTGGCCGGACCGGCCGGCTGGCTGGAGAGCCAGGACCGCCGGGAGGGTTGGCAGCGCGCCCTGAAGGCCGCCGGGGCCTGGATCCCGCCCGTCGAGCTCGGCGACTGGACCGCCCGGTCCGGCTACGAGGCAGGGCAGCGGATCGCCCGACTCGAGGAGGTCACCGCCGTCTTCTGCGCCAACGATCACATGGCCCTCGGCCTGCTGCGCGCGCTCCACGAGGCCGGCCGCTCGGTGCCCGGCGACATCAGCGTGGCCGGCTTCGACGACATCCCCGAGGCCGCCTACTTCATCCCGCCGCTCACCACCGTCCGCCAGGACTTCGGCGAGCTCGGCCGACGCGCCCTCGAACTGCTGGTGGCCGAGCTCGGCGGCACCGCCCACCCCGCCACCCGGGTCCAGATCGCCCCCGAGCTGGTGCTGCGCCGCAGCACCGCGCCCGCCCGCCGAGGCTGA